The DNA window GAAATGACTGATCTCTTTGtgttacaggtgtgtgtgtcggtgtcccCAGGATGACATCACATGATCTCTCTGTTtaacagatgtgtgtgtgtgtcagtgtcccTAGGACAACATCACATGATCTCTCTgtgttacatgtgtgtgtgtcagtgtcccCAGGACAACATCACATGATCTCTCTgtgttacatgtgtgtgtgtcagtgtcccCAGGACGACATCACTTGATCTCTCTGTGTTacaggtgtgtgtcagtgtcccCAGGACAACATCACATGATCTCTCTgtgttacatgtgtgtgtgtcagtgtcccCAGGACAACATCACATGATCTCTCTGTTtaacatggtgtgtgtgtgtcagtgtcccCAGGATGACATCACTTGATCTCTTTGtgttacaggtgtgtgtgtcggtgtcccCAGGATGACATCACATGATCTCTCTGTTtaacagatgtgtgtgtgtgtcagtgtcccTAGGACAACATCACATGATCTCTCTgtgttacatgtgtgtgtgtcagtgtcccCAGGATGACATCACTTGATCTCTCTgtgttacatgtgtgtgtgtcagtgtcccCAGGACAACATCACATGATCTCTCTgtgttacatgtgtgtgtgtcagtgtcccCAGGACAACATCACATGATCTCTCTgtgttacatgtgtgtgtgtcagtgtcccCAGGACAACATCACATTATCTCTCTgtgttacatgtgtgtgtgtcagtgtcccCAGGACAACATCACATTATCTCTCTgtgttacatgtgtgtgtgtcagtgtcccCAGGATGACATCACATGATCTCTCTGTttaacaggtgtgtgtgtgtcagtgtcccCAGGATGACATCACTTGATCTCTCTGTGttaacaggtgtgtgtgtgtcagtgtcccCAGGATGACATCACTTGATCTCTCTGTttaacaggtgtgtgtgtgtcagtgtcccCAGGACAACATCACATTATCTCTCTgtgttacatgtgtgtgtgtcagtgtcccCAGGATGACATCACATGATCTCTCTGTTtaacagatgtgtgtgtgtgtcagtgtcccTAGGACAACATCACATGATCTCTCTgtgttacatgtgtgtgtgtcagtgtcccCAGGACAACATCACATTATCTCTCTgtgttacatgtgtgtgtgtcagtgtcccCAGGATGACATCACTTGATCTCTCTgtgttacatgtgtgtgtgtcagtgtcccCAGGATGACATCACTTGATCTCTCTgtgttacatgtgtgtgtgtcagtgtcccCAGGACGACATCACTTGATCTCTCTGTGTTacaggtgtgtgtcagtgtcccCAGGATGACATCACTTGATCTCTCTgtgttacatgtgtgtgtgtcagtgtcccCAGGATGACATCACTTGATCTCTCTGTGTTacaggtgtgtgtcagtgtcccCAGGACAACATCACATGATCTCTCTgtgttacatgtgtgtgtgtcagtgtcccCAGGATGACATCACTTGATCTCTCTGTGTTacaggtgtgtgtcagtgtcccCAGGACGATATCACATGATCTGCAAATGTCCCGAGTACAACATGATCTCTAATCTCTTTGTGTTTACAGGTGTGTGTATATATCAGTGTCTCCAGCACAACGTAATGTGATTTCTCTGCcttgcaggtgtgtgtgtgtccatgtgatCTCTTTGTGTTACAGGAGCATGCAATCGTGTCACCAGTACAGATCTCTTTGTGTCGCAGATGCGTGTCTTTGTGTCACCAGTACATCACCTGATTATCTCTGTTACAGGTGTGTGTGCCAGCGACCACAGTCCCTCATCATGTGTTCTTCATGTGGCTTCACTGTTACAGGTGTGTGTGCCAGCGACCACAGTCCCTCATCATGTGTTCTTCATGTGGCTTCACTGTTACAGGTGTGTGTGCCAGCGACCACAGTCCCTCATCATGTGTTCTTCATGTGGCTTCACTGTTACAGGTGTGTGTGCCAGCGACCACAGTCCCTCATCATGTGTTCTTCATGTGGCTTCACTGTTACAGGTGTGTGTGCCAGCGACCACAGTCCCTCATCATGTGTTCTTCATGTGGCTTCACCTTCACTGGGCGTGTGCGCAGTCCCTGCAGCGCGCATCCTTCCCAGATCTACCTGATGGACAATGAGGTGTGCCCTGAGTGCAGCTCCGCCTGTCTCAGGGAGTACAAGTACTAAGCTCTCTGACTCTTATTAGTTATTACACTGTCTCTTCACAAGATGGACGCTTTCTTTCGGAGACTGAGTTATTTGTTAGGGTGTGGGTGATACCCCTCAGCTCACAAGCAGACCGAACAAGATGAGGAAAAGAACATTTCACATGcagttgaacaattttgacgagATATTTAGTACAAAAAAGCAAGAAACTCACAAAGAGTGTTCTTTTTGTTAGGATAGAGACACCTTTTGATGGCTGTTCATGCTTTGCACCTCAGTATGTGTTGTCACAGTAACTGCAATTTTGTAGGTAACTTTAAACTGTTTATGTTGGTcgttgtcagcgtgagttcgtccccacgttcggcgagagatttatttctcagagtcaactttgtgtgcagactctcctcggtgtccgaacacccccgtgtgtacacgcaagcactagaccaagtgcgcacgaaaaaaaatcctgtaatccatgtcagagttcggtgggttatagaaacacgaaaatacccagcatgcttcctccgaaagcggcgtatggctgcctaaatggcggggtaaaaacggtcatacacgtaaaagccgtgggagtttcaccccatgaacgcacaaacaaacaaaaacagttgATGTAGGCTTATGTTGCTGCATATttactgggttttttttgtgtgtttttgtttgtttgttgttttttgttttttttgttgtttttttgttttttgtttgtgcttCCAACATTAACAGTAAAACAAAAATCGCAAAACACAAGCAGTATTATTTTAGCCGGCATTGCATG is part of the Littorina saxatilis isolate snail1 linkage group LG6, US_GU_Lsax_2.0, whole genome shotgun sequence genome and encodes:
- the LOC138968031 gene encoding uncharacterized protein — protein: MRRSCRLFKMSYRFVDLRTNTDKTGEMTRLPRFRNPAAALGLLPTPRSCRLPNSPASSPDGSRVASPDLETSPMPHTSSVSHSPPGPEASPEIHGMLTPQTSPQPYRCVCQRPQSLIMCSSCGFTVTGVCASDHSPSSCVLHVASLLQVCVPATTVPHHVFFMWLHCYRCVCQRPQSLIMCSSCGFTFTGRVRSPCSAHPSQIYLMDNEVCPECSSACLREYKY